The DNA sequence GCAGCAAACCTTAGATCTCCTATCGGAAATCGTCGACACCCCGGCCATCCTGATCATGCGGGTGACGGAAAGAGATATCTCTGTCTTCACCACCAGCCATCATCCAGACAATCCCTATAAACGCCATGACACAGAGAGTCTGGGCCATGGTCTCTACTGCGAGACGGTTATCAAGCGCCAAGCCGAGCTGGTCGTGCCCAACGCCTTAAAAGATAAGGAGTGGGATCGCAATCCCGATATCAAATTGGGGATGATCGCCTACTGCGGCCTGCCGCTCACCTGGCCCAACGGCCAGCCCTTCGGCACCCTGTGTATGCTGGATAACAAGGAGAGGGACTACGGCCGCACCTTTCGCCATCTGCTGGCGCGGTTTCAAAACGCCATCAATGCCAATCTCGCCAGCCTGTATCAAAGCGCCAAACTCTTCCATCTCAACCAAGTTTTAGAGACCAAGGTGCAGCAACGTACCCTGGAACTCACCAGTCTCAACAAGAAGCTATTGAGCGAGATCGAACAACGTACCGTTATCGAGAATTCACTGCAATTTCATAAGGATCACGACCCATTGACCGGCCTTGCCAATCGGCTGGGTTTCGTAAATCAGCTCTCCCAGCAACTCAGCCAACCCGATGAGCTGTCTACCTATGTGATCTATTTTGGCCTGCGTAACTTCAAGTCGATCAACGAGAGCTATGGTTACGTGGTCGGCGACAAGGTGCTGCAGCTCTTTAGCCAGCGCATCAAGCGCATCCTGGATAAGGATACTCTGTTTGCCCGCATCGCCGGCGCCGAGTTTGTCATCGCCCACAGGGGCAAGAATCCCCTGGAGCTTCCCCTGATCGACAGCATAATACAGACCGCCAATATTCCCTTCGCCCTGGCAGAGTTCAGCATCAATATTCCCTGCTGCATAGGGGTTGCTGTCGCACCGACGGACGCCCAGGAGGCCTCTGAGTTGATGCAGAAAGCCGGCGCCGCCATGAGCATCAGTAAGGCCGAGGCCACACCCTACAGCTTCTTCAACAAGCACACTCAGACCAATATCGAGCGCCGCTGCCTATTGGAGTCACACCTGGTGGACGCCCTCAAACATCAGGAACTGAGCCTACATTATCAGCCGCTGTTTAGCCTGCAACACAAGCGGGTTATCGGTGCCGAGGCCCTGCTCCGCTGGCACAGCCCGCAGCTCGGCGATGTACCCCCGGATCAATTTATTAGCCTAGCCGAGCACAATGGTCAGATCATCGCCATAGGTAACTTCGTGCTGCATACCGCTATAGAACAGGCCGCCAAGTGGCGTAGCCAAGATCCCAGCAGGCCGTTTAGGGTGGCAATCAACATCTCGCCGCTACAGTTTCGCGATACCGATTTTGCCGACTATATTGCCAACCTCTTGAGTCTCTACCGCCTGCCGGCCTCCTCCCTGGAACTGGAGATCACCGAAGGCGTACTGCTGCAAGATGAGCAGCTGGCGCAGCATATCATTGGCCAGTTGCAGGCCCTGGGGGTAAGGATCTCCCTCGACGATTTCGGCACCGGCTACTCCTCCCTTAGTTACCTGCAAAAATACTCCTTCGACACCCTGAAGATAGATCGCTGCTTCATCACGAATCTGGAGAAGAACGAGCAGGACAGGGAGCTGACCCGGGCCATCATCGCCATGGGCAAGAAGCTGACACTCAATGTGATCGCCGAAGGAGTGGAGACCCAGGCGCAGGATGCCTTTATCCGCCAGGAGGAGTGCGACTTCGGACAGGGTTATCTGTATGGCAGGCCTGTGGATGCGCAGACCTTCGAACGCGACTATCTGAGCTCAGACTAAACTCAAGTTAAGCACGGCTGAGACCCACAATTAAGGCCAGACCGAGTCACCCAGCGCCACGAAGCCTGATAAGCGCGAGCCCGCCGACCGACAAGACAAACATAACAATTTAGCAACAAACAGTTTCACTCGACGCCACGGCTGCTTTATAGTGTAAAAAAATAAAAAGATCGCTTATGAATATTGACCCCATTGCCGAGCTCTTGGTGCTATTTATCTGCCTGCTCGCCAGTACCTCTACCCTTGCCTGGGGCCTGATGGCCTACCCGCTGCGCATCGCTCCCCGCGCCAGCACCTATTTCTCTCTTGCCAACCTATTGATCTTAACGGGAGTGCTCCTCACCACGCTCAGGGACCAGACGCCGAGCTATCTCTACTGGTTGGGGGCAGACATGTTGCTATTACTCGGTTTCGTGCTGCTTCGTAGCGGCACCCAACGCCTGTTTCGCCTGTCAAGCAGCATCAAAATAGATCTCGCTTTACTGCTCCTGACGGGGCTCTCGATGTTAACTCAGCCACCCAGCATAGCAGCCAGCGATACCCTGGGCATCTTCTTCTCCTTCATGGCCGCCAGCACCTTCTTGCTGATGGCCAAGGACAATCTGGTCGCCCTGGAACACACGGTCAAACGCCCCATCGCCGTGATCCTCTTGAGCCCCATCGCTCTGATGGGGGTCATTTTTGGCCTCAGGGCGCTGTTGCTGCTCATCGAGCCTGCTCTAAAATCCCACCTGGCCAGCATTCAGAGTGCCGACGCCATCCCCATGTTGTGGCTGTATGTGGTCATGACTCTGTGGATCAACGTGATCATGATGGGCAACGCCCTCACCCGTCTGGTGCAGAAGATGCGCCAACAGGCAGACAGGGACTATCTCACTGGGCTATGGAACCGGCGCGCCATGCAGCAGCAACTGGAGCAGCTGCATCAGCGTTGGCTCAGGGATGGACAGGCCTATAGCCTGATCCTGTTCGATCTGGATTTCTTCAAACAGATCAATGACAAGTTTGGTCACTCTGCCGGGGACGCCGTGCTCGTTAAGACGGCGCAGCAGATAGGTAAGGTCACCCGCGCCATGGATATCTTCTGCCGCCTCGGCGGCGAGGAGTTTCTGCTGGTGTTACCCGGCACTGATGGCGAGGTGGCGGAGATCATCGCCCAGAAATTGCAGCAGGCCCTGAGACAATCCAGCCTCAACTGGCAGGGCAGCCTGATCCCCATCAGCGCCAGCTTCGGCATAGTCACTACAGCAACAGGCGATACACCGGACAGCCTATTGGCGCTTGCCGACAAGGCGATGTACCGCGCCAAGGAGACCGGCAGGGATCGCTGCTGCACGGCAGAGCGAAGGCTAGAGCAGGCTCAGGCTACACCATCTCAATAGCGATCTGCTGACAGGGCGCCTTACCCGAGCGAATGAGCGGCTCGCTGGTCTGGATTGCCTGATTGGCAAGGGGCATGTTGGCGCTGGTATAGAGCTTAGCGAGATCTTTGATATCTATGGCGCCACGAGACTCGCCGATGATCCCTTCGGTCACCATCTTCTTCATCAGGCGGGAAAAAGTTTCTGGCTGAATCGACAGGCGCGATGCCAACACACGTTTAGGAATATCCAACTCGACCCGCCCCTGGTTGTCGCCGATCTTCTGCATGTTGCGCAGCAGAAAAAGCAGCAGACGCGACTGGGCATTCTGCACAGATAACAGTTCTACCTCATTGATATCCTTGCGTAACCTGACACTCATCTCCGCCATGATGGCGATGCAGGCATCGGGATTGCCCCTGAGCATGGCGAGGTAACCTTCGCTGTCGAAACTGACCAGGGTGCAGTGGGACACGGCCTGGGCCGACACAGGATAGGAGGCCTGCCTACTAAACATCAGCGCCTCGGCGAAGGTGCGCCCCTCGCGCACCACCTCTATCACCTTATCCTGCCCCTGCAGGCTGGTGCGATAGAGTTGCAGATGCCCCTGAATTACCAGGTAGAAACGTTTGGCCAGATCGCCCTGATAGAACAAATTTTCGTGGGCGGCCAGGGTGATCTTGGCGGCTTGCCCCAGCAGGCGACACAGCTCCTCTTCGCCCAGTGCCGAAAACAGGTGGTGTTGGTGAATGCAGGCCTTAATCTGTGGATCTGTTATCATCGCGCCTTCCTTAGTCCTGTCGCTCCGTTAATCTAAATCACAACCTGATAACAAGTCGTGATCTAGATCATAATGAACAGGTATTAAAGATGAATCAAATTCAAAAAGCGCGTGAAGCTAAATTAGTGGTGCATGCTGTGGTCGTGAGCCTCTCCCTGAGCCGTGACTTTGGCCATCACCGACAGGGTCTCGCCATCCGCCAGGGTAAGTGTCAACGCCACCTCTTCCCCCAAAGCCGGCACGCCGGTCTTAAAGTCCGACATCATGCCGTGATAGCCACCGGGCGCCAATTTCACCATGCCATGGGGCGGGATCTGTATCGCCTCCACTCCTTGCATGCGCATCACCTCGTTCTCCATCAGCGTCTGATGCAGCTCCACCACACCACGAGGACTAGTGATAGCCTTGAGCACCAAGGGCTTGTCGCTGGGGTTATGTAGGGAAAGGTAGACGGGCACTACACGAGAGGTGGGCGGCATGCCGCGGATCCAGGCGTCGTGTACCATCAGCTCGCTAGCCTGGGCGACAGCGAACCAGCTACAAAGCAACACAAATAAGCAGAAACGACCTTTCATATGATTTCCTTTTTTCATGATTAGAGCAGACTCTCGATCTGTTGACGCATCTCGTCTATGGGGGTGCCAGTGTAGAAGAAACCGCGCACCCGCTGTTTGCCATCGAGCACGAAGATCTTGGCGGTGTGGGAATAGAGATAACCCTGACGCTTAGGCGCCTTGCTATCTTCCAGGCTCAGCTTCTTATACTCAGTGGTCACCTTCTCCTCGGCCAGCTTGGTATAGTCGGCCTTAAACAGCGCGGCGACCTCATCTATCTTCTCCCGCTCATCCACCAAGCCGATAAAGCTGGGGTCGAAATAGCTGAGGTATTTGTTCAGGTGCTTGGGCGTGTCGTAGTCGCTGTCGATGCTGATAAAGAGCACCTGAATGCGGTCTCGGGTCTCGCTCGGCAACTGGTGCATCAGCTGGCTGATGTGGGCCATGGTGGTCGGGCAGATGTCGGCGCAGTTGGTGTAGCCGAAGAACATCATCACCACCTTGTCGTGAAAGTCCGACAGACGAACCTCACCCCCCTTGCTGCTGCGCAGGCTAAAATCGCCACCAATCCCCTTGAGGATCGGCATGTTCGCCATGCTAGCAGCGCTCATCAGGCTGCCGATAAGCAGCACACAGAGGCTCAGGGCCAGATGAAACTTACCTTGGTTAACTCGTGTCATAGTCAATTCCTTCTCCTAACAACGCACCTCGGCGCCAAGATCGGTTACCGGCGGCAGGTACTCGGCACGGTACAGCACTACCTTAGCCCCCTCTGGGGTCACGGAGAGCTGCATGGTCACGCCGACTCGCGCCAGCTCGACCTCGCCCTCGCTGTTGGTGGCCGTCCACTGATACTCGAAACTCAAACGGTATTGCCCATCCTCTGGCGTCAGGCTGTAGTTCTTGATCACCCGCCGGCTGTCGCTGTGATTCAGGCTGTGCAGGTAGGCGAGATACTGGCTCGGCCCCTGAGTGGGCTCTTCAGGCCCGGTGAAGCTTGCATCCTTAGCTAACAGACCGAGCAGAGTCACGTCATCCAGCCTATCTAGCGATTCAGTCCAGCGATAGAGCGCCGCGCGAACCAGATTGATCTCGGCGGCGGGGCGATAGCGGGAGGTGAAGTCATCATACTCGTTGACCAGAGTGACGCTGCTGCGCACCAATCCTTGATTATCCAGGCTCAGGCGCTGCACCACATATTGCCCCCTCACCTCGCTCTCGCCTTCGGTTGGCGAGGCCAGCTGAAACTCTGTCTCCACCTCGACCTCGACACCCTCCTGACTGCGAGCGATAGGGGTGATAGACATGAGATGATGGGCGCCCTGGCTTGGCAGGCTGCCGGCATACTCGGCGTAGTCCACTAGATCGCTCTCTGGCGCCAAGCGCTTGTCGGCCTGACCCATATCCAGGTTGGCATACCAGAGATAGACATTTGCCTCCAGGCCATAGTCCACCTCGGCGGCCGCTGCGCTGGAGGTTATAACAAACCCGCCCAGCATCATCAGCAATCCCATCAGGAGTAACCTTTGCATCCGCATCTCCCATCGTTGCGACGATAATGGGCTCGAGCCTCACCTAGACCCGAGCCCTTTTTGCCTAAGCCCTTAGCGCTTAGCCCTTAGCGCTTAGCCCTTAGGCCGTGGCTATGCTAGATGGCTTCTTGAGCTGCACCATCAGGTTGTCATCCCACTCGCCGTCGACCTTCACGTGAGCTGCGGCGCCCTTGATGATCGCCTCGATCAGGTTGTGGTTCACATAGGCATAGAGACCTGGCTGGCGGAAGGTGTATAGGGCGGCGCAGGCACTGCCCCCGGCGACCATCCAGGTTTCCAGATTGGTCTGCGGTGCATCGGTAAATGAACCCGCTGGCCAGACATAGTCACCGTGTCCGCCGATGATGTGCGGACGGGTGTCGCGGTTCGCCTGAGAGTGTACGAAGAGCACAGACTCACCCACCTTGGCGGTCATGGCGTTCTTGCCTGTCAGGGCACCTACGGCGCCGTTGAACACCACATGAGATGGAGTAAGTGTCTTCATCACCTCAAGCACCTCACTCATGCTGCCCATCACAGTGTCATAGGCCTTGTATTTGCCGTTGGCATCCTTTGGCACATAGAAGTCGGCTTCGCCTATGTAGTAGGCCTTGTCATATTTAACTGGCTTGCCTTCGGCATCTTTCAGACCGTCACGGGGCAGCACCATGATGGCGCCATGCATGCCCATGGCCACGTGCCAAGGGATCATCACCCCGCCCGGCGCACAGTGATACACGAAGGTGCCGGCCTTGGTCGCCTTGAAGCGGAAGGTCACCTCCTGGCCGGGAGAAACCAGAGTCAGCTCGCCGCCGCCCAGGGCGCCGGTGGCCGCATGCAGGTCGATGTTGTGGGCCAGGGCGTTGGTCGCAGGGTTCACCAGAGTCAGCTCGACGAAGTCATGTTGATGACAGACGATGAGCGGGCCAGGCACGCTACCGTTGAAGGCGCAGACCCAAGCCTTGGTGCCGTTTTCCAGCTCCACCTGCTTCTCTTCTACCACCAGCTTCACCTGCACCACCTTAGGCTTACCCTTGGCGACCTGATCATGCTTAGGCACCATAGGTGGTGGCACCAGGTCTAAGGTGACGCGCGCAAGCTGCTCCGCCTTATAGTTGGCCATACGGTCTGACTTGGTCTGCGTGGTGGCCGAGGCACTGCTTGATACCAAGCCGGCCGCCATACCAGCGCCCACCAGGCCCAGACCGACTGAACCACTCAAGAAGCTACGACGTTGCTGATCGACATTCACTGCAGGGGTAGAAGATTGCTTTTCCATAAAATACTCCGTTGTTAGCGCATTTCACCAAAGGGGTTCAAACTGCCAGAGCCACTGTGATGAAGGTGTTATTACCTTGTTGCAGTTAAGACTATGCCTTTGACGCAGATTGAAATTGACTTTGGTCAAGTCGCTCAAGAAATTTCAAATTGGCTAAATTAGCCGAGAAAAGCGGGAGGTTTCAGGCGAGAAACGAGGCGAAAAAACAGACAAAAAATCCCTGCTATCCCAGATGGGACGGCGGGGTTAAAAGGACAATAGGGCGTGATATTCAGGCTGTCAAAGTGACCGGGAAAGCCCCTGCAAGCCTTACCATTTGTAATGATAAGTTTACAGAAATGAGAAAGCTAGGCGGTGAAAGAGTCGGCAGATTCAGGTTGGCCTCTACCGACAGAAGAAGGATAAAGTTAAGACTCGAATGCCTGCAGCCAATGTTTAAACAGCCCATCCAGCTGCTGTTTCTCATCGGGCGACAGACGACTGGTCAGGGCCTGCTGAGCCGCCACATGGGCCTCGATCGCCTCATCTATCAACGCGAGCCCCGCCTCGGTCAGGCCGACGCTGACGCTACGCCTGTCTTCCTGACAATGGCTGCGGGAGACCAGCCCCTTCTTCTCCAGACCATCGACGCGGTTGGTCATGGCCCCCGAGGTGAGCATCATGGCCGCCAGCAGATCCGAGGGCGTCAGGCGATAGGGCTCTCCCGAGCGGCGCAGGGTCGCCAACACATCGAACTCCCCCATGCTGATGCCAAACTGCTTATGACAAGCACTGACCTCTGTCTCCAGATGTTTATAGATACGCATCATGCGGCCGAGGATCGCCATAGGCAGGGTATCCAGTTGCGGCTTCTCCTTGGCCCATTGGGCCCTTAGGCGATCGACGCCATCGAGGTGATTTGAGTTCATCTGCTCTCCGAGAACACATAGAGTGGTGTCAGGCTCAATGGTCACGACCATAGAGGAAACGGTAACCACAGGCATTTATCTTCAGGTAAAGATAATTAATCCTGAGATACTTTACAAGCAGAAATAAAAGGCGCAGACTTATATCTTCACGTAAAGATACTTTTTGTAGAGATAAACATGAATGTACTGCTAGCCATGATCCCCGCCTTCTTCTGGGGCACCACATACGCGGTGACCCAATATACGCTGCCGGATTGGCCTCCTCTGTTGCTTGGTGCCTTGCGAGCGCTGCCGGCCGGCCTTATCCTGCTGGCGATCAGGCCCAGCCTGCCAAAGCGTCAGGAGTGGAGCCTGCTGTTTCGCCTAGGCTTTATCAATATCGCCGCCTTCTTCAGCCTGATCTTCGTCATGGCCCTCACCCTGCCCTCGGCCATCTCGGGCGTCGGCATGATCTCTGTGCCTGTATTTGCCATGCTCTACCAGTGGCTGTTTCATGGGCGGCGCCCCGGCCTGACCCAGGGCTTCTTCGGCCTAGTGCTGATCGGCCTGGCCTGGCTACTGTTTAACCCCAACTCCATCAGCCTCAACCCCATAGGTCTGCTCGCCATGCTGGCGGCCATCAGCTGCATCATAGTCGGTAGCGGCATCACTAAGGCTCTTGGGGATCGCATGCATTGGTGGACGGTATTGACCTGGCAGCTGATCATCGGCGGCGTGCTGCTGAGTGTAGCGGCAAGCGTGCATGCCTGGCTGGCGCCCCAAGGCTATGGCAATGCGCTTAGCCAACTCAGCCAGAACAACCTTGTCGGCATCGGCTGGATCATCCTGCTCAATACCGTACTGGGTTATATCATGTATGTCTGGCTGTTGCAGCGCATGAGCGTGGTGGACTTTACCTTTGGCGGCATCGCAAACCCAGTGGCGGGTATCGTCTCTGGCATGGTGCTGCTGGGCGAATCTTTCACGCCGCATCAGTACCTGCTGATGTTGGCTATGATCGCCGCCTCACTGATGCCACAAATCATAGGCTTGATCGGTGAGCGCAGGCGTGTCGCTCAGACTAAAATCCAATAGGCTTCACAAATACCTATGTTTGAGTTTCCCCTGTTTTCACTAAGGGTTACCATGGCTTTTTCATTAATTAACAGGAAGATAAATTAGTATGAAAATTAGCGCACGCAACAACCTTACCGGTAAGATCAAGGCAATCGAAGAAGGTTCGGTAAACAACGAAGTGGTGATCGAGCTAGCTCCGGGCGTTGAGATCACCTCTGTGGTCACCAAGAAATCATGTGAGCAGTTGGGTCTGATGGTGGGCGGCGAAGCCTATGCCATCATCAAGGCAAGCAATGTGATGATCGCCGTCGACTAATTACTCTTTCGAGATTGATTTAGGCATAGGGCTGGAACGTTAAAACAGATGCCCTATGCCGACACCGCTTAGTCTAAACGATAAAATCGAGACGCTTTAATCTAAGCGACTTTAATCTAAGCGACTTTAATCTAAGCGCTTTTAATCCCGGCGATTTTAATCTAGGCGCCTTTAATCCAGATATTGCCAGGTGTCGGCGCCATCGAAGTGGCGGATCTGAATCTTCTCGCGCAGCGCCTCTGGTGCCATCCTGAAGTTCAGCGCTATCCTGGGCTCGCTCACCTTGTCCGTCGTCATGGTATGGGTCACGCAGCCACAGCGCTTGCAGTGGTAGAAGACCAGATACTTATCCCCATGGCTATACCCCACAAACGCACTCTCCTCCTGGCCGGACGGTGCCAGCTCGTTCAGGCTGACCTCCTTGGGATCAAAATAGCCCCACAGGGCGGCATAGCGGCTGCAGATGGAGCAGTTGCAAGAGGTGAGCGTTTCTGGAGGCGTCGCCAGGGTCAGTTGTACCTGCCCACAATGACAAGAGAGCTGCATGTCAAAATATCCTTATTTTTTAAGTCATGCCTAACCTAAAGGGTTAACTCTCTTATATCAAGACAAGGCCTAGTTGGCTGCGGTTACCGCTGGCGATAATGGCGATCAGTTATATCCCAGGATGTAGCAATCTGGCTCTTCATCTTTAAGATCTGTCTCGTTGCCCGCCAACATCTCCTGCAGCCATTGACGACGTGTCATGGCGCCATGATCAGATTCAGTCTCGGTAACCCTGTGCGCTGTGTTTGTTTCGTGTTCCATAATCAATACCCAATTCATCTTCACCCGTCGGTAATTCACCCGACCCTAATTAAGTATTTGAGAGCACAACAAAACGCCCGCCGCGTTTAATTTATCAAACACTTAAATTTGATTAAATGACTGAAAACTATTGATGTCAATGAATTTTATTGGTCATACAAATAAACCAACAAAAGCTGCACGCAGAAACCAGTAAATCGCAAAGCATTAATTATAAAGAATTTTATAAACTGAATTCTGTATTCAATCTTTTAAAAACCATAAACCAAGCTACTCGTATCCTTAAAAAAATTAATCTTCTGACCATCAAAATTAACGCCTCACACCCGATTGATAAAGCAAACACTTGTTTGAATATCAATTCCTGGCGAGCCTAAAAGCCAAGAATTGGCTGCCAAACCACTCAGGCGCGCACCGGGTGCGACACCTTGTCGCACTATCTGAGATTGCCTTTGTCAGGCCTAAGCAGGGCTGCCACAATGCCGCCACCTAACTACCTAAGAACTACAAGATTATGGCGCTGCGTCTCTCTTTCCTTACGCTCTCAATCGGCACTGCCTTGCTGACTCTACCCTTTGCTCAGGCTCAAGAAGCCGCCTTCGAGATCATCGAAGTCCATGGTGCCCACCAGGGTAGCTATACCTCGGTGACGCCCGAGGCCCAGGCACCCGTCAGTGACATCAGCGGTCTGCTCACCCAGCTCCCAGGCACGGCCGTCAACGGTAACGGCCCGCTGACCGGCATCGCCCAGTATCGCGGCCTGTTCGGCGACAGAGTCAATACCCAGGTCAATGGTGTCTCCCTCGCCGGCGCAGGCCCCAATGCCATGGACACTCCGCTGAGCTATGCCAGCCTG is a window from the Shewanella loihica PV-4 genome containing:
- a CDS encoding copper chaperone PCu(A)C, which codes for MKGRFCLFVLLCSWFAVAQASELMVHDAWIRGMPPTSRVVPVYLSLHNPSDKPLVLKAITSPRGVVELHQTLMENEVMRMQGVEAIQIPPHGMVKLAPGGYHGMMSDFKTGVPALGEEVALTLTLADGETLSVMAKVTAQGEAHDHSMHH
- a CDS encoding bifunctional diguanylate cyclase/phosphodiesterase, with translation MKPYQDALSLLEQDPLFSQTQVNTAQLAVPDEMFNGWQQTLDLLSEIVDTPAILIMRVTERDISVFTTSHHPDNPYKRHDTESLGHGLYCETVIKRQAELVVPNALKDKEWDRNPDIKLGMIAYCGLPLTWPNGQPFGTLCMLDNKERDYGRTFRHLLARFQNAINANLASLYQSAKLFHLNQVLETKVQQRTLELTSLNKKLLSEIEQRTVIENSLQFHKDHDPLTGLANRLGFVNQLSQQLSQPDELSTYVIYFGLRNFKSINESYGYVVGDKVLQLFSQRIKRILDKDTLFARIAGAEFVIAHRGKNPLELPLIDSIIQTANIPFALAEFSINIPCCIGVAVAPTDAQEASELMQKAGAAMSISKAEATPYSFFNKHTQTNIERRCLLESHLVDALKHQELSLHYQPLFSLQHKRVIGAEALLRWHSPQLGDVPPDQFISLAEHNGQIIAIGNFVLHTAIEQAAKWRSQDPSRPFRVAINISPLQFRDTDFADYIANLLSLYRLPASSLELEITEGVLLQDEQLAQHIIGQLQALGVRISLDDFGTGYSSLSYLQKYSFDTLKIDRCFITNLEKNEQDRELTRAIIAMGKKLTLNVIAEGVETQAQDAFIRQEECDFGQGYLYGRPVDAQTFERDYLSSD
- a CDS encoding SCO family protein, translating into MTRVNQGKFHLALSLCVLLIGSLMSAASMANMPILKGIGGDFSLRSSKGGEVRLSDFHDKVVMMFFGYTNCADICPTTMAHISQLMHQLPSETRDRIQVLFISIDSDYDTPKHLNKYLSYFDPSFIGLVDEREKIDEVAALFKADYTKLAEEKVTTEYKKLSLEDSKAPKRQGYLYSHTAKIFVLDGKQRVRGFFYTGTPIDEMRQQIESLL
- the nirK gene encoding copper-containing nitrite reductase, with translation MEKQSSTPAVNVDQQRRSFLSGSVGLGLVGAGMAAGLVSSSASATTQTKSDRMANYKAEQLARVTLDLVPPPMVPKHDQVAKGKPKVVQVKLVVEEKQVELENGTKAWVCAFNGSVPGPLIVCHQHDFVELTLVNPATNALAHNIDLHAATGALGGGELTLVSPGQEVTFRFKATKAGTFVYHCAPGGVMIPWHVAMGMHGAIMVLPRDGLKDAEGKPVKYDKAYYIGEADFYVPKDANGKYKAYDTVMGSMSEVLEVMKTLTPSHVVFNGAVGALTGKNAMTAKVGESVLFVHSQANRDTRPHIIGGHGDYVWPAGSFTDAPQTNLETWMVAGGSACAALYTFRQPGLYAYVNHNLIEAIIKGAAAHVKVDGEWDDNLMVQLKKPSSIATA
- a CDS encoding GGDEF domain-containing protein, with product MNIDPIAELLVLFICLLASTSTLAWGLMAYPLRIAPRASTYFSLANLLILTGVLLTTLRDQTPSYLYWLGADMLLLLGFVLLRSGTQRLFRLSSSIKIDLALLLLTGLSMLTQPPSIAASDTLGIFFSFMAASTFLLMAKDNLVALEHTVKRPIAVILLSPIALMGVIFGLRALLLLIEPALKSHLASIQSADAIPMLWLYVVMTLWINVIMMGNALTRLVQKMRQQADRDYLTGLWNRRAMQQQLEQLHQRWLRDGQAYSLILFDLDFFKQINDKFGHSAGDAVLVKTAQQIGKVTRAMDIFCRLGGEEFLLVLPGTDGEVAEIIAQKLQQALRQSSLNWQGSLIPISASFGIVTTATGDTPDSLLALADKAMYRAKETGRDRCCTAERRLEQAQATPSQ
- a CDS encoding MarR family winged helix-turn-helix transcriptional regulator, with amino-acid sequence MNSNHLDGVDRLRAQWAKEKPQLDTLPMAILGRMMRIYKHLETEVSACHKQFGISMGEFDVLATLRRSGEPYRLTPSDLLAAMMLTSGAMTNRVDGLEKKGLVSRSHCQEDRRSVSVGLTEAGLALIDEAIEAHVAAQQALTSRLSPDEKQQLDGLFKHWLQAFES
- a CDS encoding DMT family transporter; its protein translation is MNVLLAMIPAFFWGTTYAVTQYTLPDWPPLLLGALRALPAGLILLAIRPSLPKRQEWSLLFRLGFINIAAFFSLIFVMALTLPSAISGVGMISVPVFAMLYQWLFHGRRPGLTQGFFGLVLIGLAWLLFNPNSISLNPIGLLAMLAAISCIIVGSGITKALGDRMHWWTVLTWQLIIGGVLLSVAASVHAWLAPQGYGNALSQLSQNNLVGIGWIILLNTVLGYIMYVWLLQRMSVVDFTFGGIANPVAGIVSGMVLLGESFTPHQYLLMLAMIAASLMPQIIGLIGERRRVAQTKIQ
- a CDS encoding TOBE domain-containing protein; amino-acid sequence: MKISARNNLTGKIKAIEEGSVNNEVVIELAPGVEITSVVTKKSCEQLGLMVGGEAYAIIKASNVMIAVD
- a CDS encoding Crp/Fnr family transcriptional regulator; translated protein: MITDPQIKACIHQHHLFSALGEEELCRLLGQAAKITLAAHENLFYQGDLAKRFYLVIQGHLQLYRTSLQGQDKVIEVVREGRTFAEALMFSRQASYPVSAQAVSHCTLVSFDSEGYLAMLRGNPDACIAIMAEMSVRLRKDINEVELLSVQNAQSRLLLFLLRNMQKIGDNQGRVELDIPKRVLASRLSIQPETFSRLMKKMVTEGIIGESRGAIDIKDLAKLYTSANMPLANQAIQTSEPLIRSGKAPCQQIAIEMV
- a CDS encoding GFA family protein: MQLSCHCGQVQLTLATPPETLTSCNCSICSRYAALWGYFDPKEVSLNELAPSGQEESAFVGYSHGDKYLVFYHCKRCGCVTHTMTTDKVSEPRIALNFRMAPEALREKIQIRHFDGADTWQYLD